A region of Streptomyces sp. R44 DNA encodes the following proteins:
- a CDS encoding HdeD family acid-resistance protein — translation MAEDARGTDADPNPVREMRREGKKLSRSFSRLAVLGFLLVLGGVVGLVYTAAATLTSMLLFGWLLLIGGVVGLLQAIQSRGTSYFWLAAVVAALNIAAGVVVIRHPEGSAEALTLFAALLFLTGGLFRLVGSVVVRGPQFGWTLLQGAFGLLLGLLVLFDWPHSSLYVLGVFFSLALLFDGLGLIAIGVGGRRIVSMVTPSAAAKGPFPESSETGQEQSNN, via the coding sequence ATGGCCGAGGACGCCCGCGGGACGGATGCCGACCCGAACCCGGTCCGGGAGATGAGGCGCGAGGGGAAGAAGCTCAGCCGCAGCTTCAGCCGGCTGGCCGTGCTCGGCTTCCTGCTCGTGCTCGGCGGAGTCGTGGGTCTCGTCTACACGGCCGCCGCCACGCTGACCTCGATGCTGCTCTTCGGCTGGCTGCTGCTCATCGGCGGTGTGGTGGGTCTCCTCCAGGCCATCCAGTCGCGCGGCACCAGCTACTTCTGGCTCGCGGCGGTGGTGGCGGCGCTGAACATCGCCGCCGGTGTCGTGGTCATCCGTCACCCGGAGGGCTCGGCGGAGGCGCTGACGCTGTTCGCCGCCCTGCTGTTCCTCACCGGCGGGCTGTTCCGTCTGGTCGGCAGTGTGGTGGTGCGCGGGCCGCAGTTCGGCTGGACGCTGCTCCAGGGGGCCTTCGGTCTGCTGCTCGGTCTGCTGGTCCTGTTCGACTGGCCGCACAGCAGTCTGTACGTCCTCGGCGTCTTCTTCTCGCTGGCCCTGCTCTTCGACGGTCTGGGCCTGATCGCGATCGGGGTGGGCGGGCGGCGGATCGTCAGTATGGTGACCCCGTCGGCAGCGGCCAAGGGCCCATTTCCAGAGTCCTCAGAAACCGGACAGGAACAGTCGAACAACTGA
- a CDS encoding ATP-binding protein, whose amino-acid sequence METHGGVPARQPSYEGVWRFTAAAVDVSVPQARHAVRDLLVRQGVPVHEEIMDGLLLIVSELVTNAVRHAALLSPEIAVEVAIGPEWVRVSVEDNHPYRPKALEADWGQTGGRGLLLVREIAQEAGGACDVEHTASGGKIIWAALPLGPV is encoded by the coding sequence GTGGAGACCCACGGAGGCGTCCCCGCCCGGCAACCGTCCTACGAAGGAGTCTGGCGCTTCACCGCTGCAGCGGTCGACGTCTCCGTCCCGCAGGCCCGGCACGCCGTACGCGACCTGCTGGTCCGCCAGGGCGTCCCCGTCCATGAGGAGATCATGGACGGCCTGCTGCTGATCGTCTCCGAGCTGGTGACCAACGCCGTGCGGCACGCGGCGCTGCTCTCCCCCGAGATAGCGGTGGAGGTCGCGATCGGCCCCGAGTGGGTCAGGGTGTCCGTCGAGGACAACCACCCCTACCGCCCCAAGGCACTGGAGGCGGACTGGGGGCAGACCGGCGGCCGTGGGCTCCTCCTCGTCCGCGAGATCGCCCAGGAGGCCGGCGGCGCCTGCGACGTCGAGCACACCGCGAGCGGCGGGAAGATCATCTGGGCGGCGCTGCCCCTCGGGCCCGTGTGA
- the idi gene encoding isopentenyl-diphosphate Delta-isomerase, with protein MPITPATAAQISPETASNGVQPSGVPAPIMLELVDEEGRTIGTAEKLAAHQAPGQLHRAFSVFLFDESGRLLLQRRALGKYHSPGVWSNTCCGHPYPGEAPFAAAARRTFEELGVSPTLLAEAGTVRYNHPDPASGLVEQEFNHLFVGLVQADPRPDPEEIESTAFVTADELVARHAAVPFSAWFMTVLDAARPAIRELTGPTGGW; from the coding sequence ATGCCGATCACACCAGCCACCGCGGCTCAGATCTCGCCGGAGACCGCGTCGAACGGCGTCCAGCCGTCCGGAGTCCCGGCGCCGATCATGCTCGAACTGGTCGACGAGGAGGGAAGGACCATCGGCACCGCGGAGAAGCTCGCCGCGCACCAGGCGCCGGGTCAGCTGCACCGCGCCTTCTCCGTCTTCCTCTTCGACGAGTCGGGCCGGCTGCTGCTCCAGCGGCGGGCGCTCGGCAAGTACCACTCCCCCGGCGTCTGGTCGAACACCTGCTGCGGCCACCCGTACCCGGGCGAGGCGCCGTTCGCCGCGGCGGCCCGGCGCACCTTCGAGGAGCTGGGCGTCTCGCCGACGCTGCTCGCGGAGGCCGGCACCGTCCGCTACAACCACCCGGACCCGGCCTCGGGCCTGGTGGAGCAGGAGTTCAACCACCTCTTCGTCGGCCTGGTGCAGGCCGATCCGCGGCCGGACCCGGAGGAGATCGAGTCCACCGCCTTCGTGACCGCCGACGAGCTGGTCGCGCGGCACGCCGCCGTGCCCTTCTCGGCCTGGTTCATGACGGTCCTGGACGCGGCGCGTCCGGCGATCAGGGAGCTGACGGGTCCGACCGGCGGCTGGTGA
- a CDS encoding GNAT family N-acetyltransferase translates to MSDNALHDSFFALHHGLPRQGPGSDTTTRRLLALAGRLPERPRVLDLGCGPGRSALLLAAEAGAEVTAVDTHEPFLAELRETAAARGLDGAIHTLNADMGALPFPDGSFDLVWAESSVFVLGFDRALAEWRRLLAPGGVLVLTECVWTTAQPGPAARAFWEDHYRLRTIAGNAAAAVEAGYHVLGTVPQPQSDWDEYYVPLAAHADAADTTVPGMAEAVAGARAEIALRREHGADYGYAGFVLRPADPRWRTRPETAADAAEIRRVVATAFGSEAEPSATEADLVEALRLDEAWLPGLSYVAEAPDGTVAAHALITRCLVDGAPAAALAPVSVAPAHQRTGAGQAVVRAVLDAARLRGEPLVLVLGHPEYYPRFGFVRASEYGIRPGFEVPDEAMMALVLDGSVPLPSGTLAYPAPFGV, encoded by the coding sequence TTGTCCGACAACGCTCTGCACGACTCCTTCTTCGCCCTGCACCACGGTCTGCCGCGGCAGGGTCCCGGCTCCGACACCACCACCCGTCGGCTCCTCGCGCTCGCGGGGAGGCTTCCGGAGCGCCCCCGCGTGCTCGACCTGGGCTGCGGCCCCGGCCGCTCCGCGCTGCTCCTGGCCGCCGAGGCGGGCGCCGAGGTGACCGCCGTCGACACCCATGAACCGTTCCTCGCGGAGCTGCGGGAGACCGCCGCCGCCCGCGGGCTCGACGGTGCGATCCACACCCTGAACGCCGACATGGGAGCGCTGCCGTTCCCCGACGGCTCCTTCGACCTGGTCTGGGCGGAGAGCTCGGTCTTCGTCCTCGGCTTCGACCGGGCCCTGGCCGAATGGCGCAGGCTCCTCGCGCCCGGCGGCGTCCTGGTGCTCACCGAGTGCGTCTGGACCACCGCGCAGCCGGGCCCGGCGGCCCGCGCGTTCTGGGAGGACCACTACCGGCTCCGTACGATCGCCGGGAACGCGGCGGCGGCGGTCGAGGCCGGCTACCACGTCCTGGGGACCGTCCCGCAGCCCCAGAGCGACTGGGACGAGTACTACGTCCCCCTCGCGGCGCACGCCGACGCGGCGGACACCACCGTGCCCGGCATGGCCGAGGCGGTGGCCGGAGCCCGCGCCGAGATCGCGCTGCGACGCGAGCACGGCGCCGACTACGGGTACGCCGGATTCGTCCTGCGGCCCGCCGATCCACGCTGGCGCACCCGCCCGGAGACCGCCGCGGACGCGGCGGAGATCCGGCGGGTCGTGGCCACGGCCTTCGGGTCGGAAGCCGAGCCGTCGGCGACGGAGGCCGATCTCGTCGAGGCGCTCCGTCTCGACGAGGCCTGGCTGCCGGGCCTGTCGTACGTGGCCGAGGCCCCGGACGGCACGGTCGCGGCGCACGCGCTGATCACCCGCTGTCTGGTGGACGGCGCCCCCGCGGCCGCGCTCGCCCCGGTCTCGGTGGCTCCCGCCCACCAGCGGACGGGGGCCGGGCAGGCCGTCGTCCGGGCGGTGCTCGACGCGGCCCGGCTGCGCGGCGAGCCGCTCGTGCTCGTCCTGGGCCATCCGGAGTACTACCCACGGTTCGGGTTCGTACGGGCGTCCGAGTATGGAATCCGGCCAGGTTTCGAGGTTCCGGACGAGGCGATGATGGCGCTCGTCCTGGACGGTTCCGTACCCCTTCCGTCGGGCACGCTCGCCTATCCGGCACCTTTCGGGGTGTAG
- a CDS encoding cation diffusion facilitator family transporter: MGAGHDHGHSHGGPPPTGTAAAGYRNRLRIALGITLSVMVIEIIGGLAADSLALIADAAHMATDAVGLAMALLAIHFANRPPSGNRTFGYARAEILAALANCLLLLVVGGYVLYEAIQRFIEPAETKGGLAIAFAVIGLVANVISLSLLMRGQKESLNVRGAYLEVLADALGSVTVIVAAGIILATGWQYADPIASIVIGLMIVPRTLKLLRETLDVLLEAAPKGVDMAEVRAHILALPGVEDVHDLHAWTITSGMPVLSAHVVVDQDALDSVGHEKMLHALQGCLGSHFDVEHCTFQLEPAGHAEHEARLCL; this comes from the coding sequence ATGGGGGCTGGACACGACCACGGGCACAGCCACGGCGGCCCGCCGCCGACGGGTACGGCGGCCGCCGGGTACCGGAACCGACTGCGGATCGCGCTCGGCATCACGCTCTCCGTGATGGTGATCGAGATCATCGGCGGTCTGGCCGCCGACTCGCTCGCGCTGATCGCCGACGCGGCCCACATGGCGACCGACGCCGTCGGCCTCGCGATGGCGCTCCTCGCGATCCACTTCGCGAACCGGCCGCCCTCGGGGAACCGCACCTTCGGGTACGCCCGGGCCGAGATCCTGGCGGCGCTCGCCAACTGTCTGCTGCTGCTCGTCGTCGGCGGTTACGTGCTGTACGAGGCGATCCAGCGGTTCATCGAGCCGGCCGAGACCAAGGGCGGGCTCGCGATCGCGTTCGCGGTGATCGGCCTGGTGGCCAACGTCATCTCGCTGTCGCTGCTCATGCGGGGCCAGAAGGAGAGCCTCAACGTGCGCGGGGCCTATCTGGAGGTGCTCGCGGACGCGCTGGGTTCGGTCACCGTGATCGTCGCGGCCGGGATCATCCTGGCGACGGGCTGGCAGTACGCCGACCCGATCGCCTCGATCGTGATCGGTCTGATGATCGTGCCGCGGACCCTCAAGCTTCTGCGCGAGACCCTCGACGTGCTCCTGGAGGCGGCCCCCAAGGGCGTCGACATGGCGGAGGTGCGGGCGCACATCCTGGCCCTGCCGGGCGTCGAGGACGTGCACGACCTGCACGCCTGGACGATCACCTCGGGGATGCCGGTGCTCTCGGCGCACGTGGTCGTCGACCAGGACGCGCTGGACTCGGTCGGGCACGAGAAGATGCTGCACGCCCTCCAGGGCTGCCTGGGCTCGCACTTCGACGTGGAGCACTGCACCTTCCAGCTGGAGCCGGCCGGGCACGCGGAACACGAGGCGAGGCTCTGCCTCTGA
- a CDS encoding DUF5941 domain-containing protein: MSTAILTGPPVPGSSLDGDLRSLGFDVRIASGAEETGALLAAVPAGERVALVDPRFVGHLHALRLTLTDPRFPAAAAPGALTAQREARPALARALATVSATSGAAGTGTLTDGLTDALAEALDAESVAVHRPQLGTLVATVPTDAEARHEARAAVEAVDDEAVRLRSAVKAHDGFFTTFFISPYSRYIARWCARRGLTPNQVTTASLLTALIAAGCAATGERGGYIAAGVLLLVSFVLDCTDGQLARYALKYSTMGAWLDATFDRAKEYAFYAGLALGAARDGDDVWALALGAMVLMTCRHVVDFSFNEANHDATANTSPTAALSSKLDSVGWTVWARRMIILPIGERWAMIAVLTAATSPRIVFWALIIGCAFGACYTTAGRVLRSLTRKAKRTDRAAQALADLADSGPLAELVGRVWKHHPMRLPFAVAGAALLLATAWVEPFGSWITVSAAIVYVLTSGSAVAKPLKGALDWLVPPVFRAAEYGTVLILAAKADAAHALPAAFGLVAAVAYHHYDTVYRIRGGTGAPPAWLVRVTGGHEGRTLLVTVLAALLADRGDDFTLALTAMAVAVALVVLVESIRFWVSSGAPAVHDEGETA; this comes from the coding sequence CTGTCGACCGCCATCCTCACCGGCCCGCCGGTACCCGGATCCTCGCTCGACGGCGATCTGCGGTCGCTCGGCTTCGACGTCCGGATCGCCTCCGGCGCCGAGGAGACCGGTGCCCTGCTCGCCGCCGTCCCGGCGGGTGAGCGCGTCGCGCTCGTCGACCCCCGGTTCGTCGGTCATCTGCACGCGCTGCGCCTCACCCTGACCGACCCCCGTTTCCCCGCGGCCGCCGCCCCCGGCGCGCTCACCGCGCAGCGCGAGGCCCGCCCCGCGCTCGCCCGCGCCCTGGCCACCGTCTCCGCGACCTCCGGGGCCGCAGGCACCGGCACGCTCACCGACGGCCTCACCGACGCGCTCGCCGAGGCACTCGACGCCGAGAGCGTCGCCGTGCACCGGCCCCAGCTCGGCACCCTCGTCGCCACCGTGCCCACCGACGCCGAGGCCCGCCACGAGGCCCGCGCCGCCGTCGAGGCCGTCGACGACGAGGCCGTACGCCTGCGCTCCGCAGTCAAGGCGCACGACGGCTTCTTCACCACCTTCTTCATCAGCCCGTACTCGCGCTACATCGCCCGCTGGTGCGCGCGCCGCGGCCTCACCCCCAACCAGGTCACCACCGCCTCGCTGCTCACCGCGCTGATCGCGGCCGGCTGCGCGGCCACCGGCGAACGGGGCGGCTACATCGCCGCCGGCGTCCTGCTCCTGGTCTCCTTCGTCCTCGACTGCACGGACGGGCAGCTCGCCCGCTACGCGCTCAAGTACTCGACGATGGGCGCCTGGCTCGACGCCACCTTCGACCGGGCCAAGGAGTACGCCTTCTACGCGGGCCTCGCCCTCGGCGCCGCCCGCGACGGTGACGACGTATGGGCGCTCGCGCTCGGCGCGATGGTCCTCATGACCTGCCGGCACGTCGTGGACTTCTCCTTCAACGAGGCCAACCACGACGCCACGGCCAACACCAGCCCGACCGCCGCCCTCTCCAGCAAGCTGGACAGCGTCGGCTGGACGGTCTGGGCCCGCCGCATGATCATCCTGCCGATCGGCGAGCGCTGGGCGATGATCGCCGTCCTCACCGCCGCCACCAGCCCCCGGATCGTCTTCTGGGCCCTGATCATCGGCTGCGCCTTCGGCGCCTGCTACACCACGGCCGGCCGCGTCCTGCGCTCCCTGACCCGCAAGGCCAAGCGCACGGACCGCGCGGCCCAGGCCCTGGCGGACCTCGCGGACTCGGGGCCGCTGGCCGAGCTGGTGGGCCGGGTGTGGAAGCACCACCCGATGCGCCTCCCGTTCGCCGTGGCAGGAGCCGCCCTCCTGCTCGCCACCGCATGGGTGGAGCCGTTCGGCTCCTGGATCACGGTCTCCGCGGCGATCGTCTACGTCCTGACGAGCGGCAGCGCGGTCGCCAAGCCCCTGAAGGGCGCCCTCGACTGGCTCGTACCGCCCGTCTTCCGCGCCGCCGAGTACGGCACCGTGCTCATCCTCGCGGCCAAGGCGGACGCCGCCCACGCCCTCCCCGCCGCATTCGGGCTGGTCGCGGCCGTCGCCTACCATCACTACGACACGGTGTACCGCATTCGCGGCGGCACCGGCGCGCCGCCCGCCTGGCTGGTGCGCGTCACCGGCGGACACGAGGGGCGCACGCTCCTGGTGACCGTCCTCGCCGCCCTGCTGGCGGACCGCGGCGACGACTTCACCCTGGCACTGACCGCGATGGCGGTCGCCGTCGCGCTGGTGGTGCTCGTGGAGTCCATCCGCTTCTGGGTCTCCTCCGGAGCACCCGCCGTTCACGACGAAGGAGAAACAGCATGA
- a CDS encoding sugar phosphate nucleotidyltransferase, with product MIGLVLAAGAGRRLRPYTDTLPKALVPVDGDTTILDLTLKNFAEIGLTEVAIVVGYRKEAVYDRKDALEATYGLKLTLIDNDKAEEWNNAYSLWCAREVLKRGVILANGDTVHPVSVEKTLLAARGDGKKIILALDTVKNLADEEMKVIVAEGKGVERITKLMDPATATGEYIGVTLIEAEAAEELADALKATFERDPDLYYEDGYQELVNRGFTVDIEPIGDVKWVEIDNHDDLAKGREIACQY from the coding sequence ATGATCGGCCTCGTACTGGCAGCCGGTGCCGGACGGCGTCTGCGCCCCTACACCGACACCCTTCCGAAGGCCCTCGTGCCTGTCGACGGCGACACCACCATCCTCGACCTCACGCTGAAGAACTTCGCCGAGATCGGCCTCACCGAGGTCGCGATCGTCGTCGGCTACCGCAAGGAGGCCGTCTACGACCGCAAGGACGCCCTGGAGGCCACGTACGGCCTCAAGCTGACCCTCATCGACAACGACAAGGCCGAGGAGTGGAACAACGCCTACTCCCTGTGGTGCGCCCGTGAGGTCCTCAAGCGCGGTGTGATCCTCGCCAACGGCGACACCGTCCACCCGGTCTCCGTCGAGAAGACCCTGCTCGCCGCCCGCGGCGACGGCAAGAAGATCATCCTCGCCCTCGACACGGTGAAGAACCTCGCCGACGAGGAGATGAAGGTCATCGTCGCCGAGGGCAAGGGCGTCGAGCGCATCACCAAGCTGATGGACCCGGCCACCGCCACCGGCGAGTACATCGGTGTCACCCTCATCGAGGCCGAGGCCGCCGAGGAGCTCGCGGACGCGCTCAAGGCGACCTTCGAGCGCGACCCCGACCTCTACTACGAGGACGGCTACCAGGAGCTCGTCAACCGCGGCTTCACCGTCGACATCGAGCCCATCGGTGACGTCAAGTGGGTCGAGATCGACAACCACGACGACCTCGCGAAGGGCCGTGAGATCGCGTGCCAGTACTGA
- a CDS encoding iron-containing alcohol dehydrogenase family protein — MPVLTRLIPSPVVVDIRRGALDDLSALLADQRISSNGKIAVAISGGSGLKLRDHFAPELPGADWYPVAGGTIDEAVKLADAMRGKRYDAVVALGGGKIIDVTKYAAARVGLPLVAIATNLSHDGICSPISTLDNDNGRGSYGVPTPIALVIDLDVIRDAPVRYVRSGIGDAISNLSAIADWELSHRETGEKVDGLAAAMARSAGEAVLRHPGGVGDDDFLVTLSEGLVMSGIAMSISGDSRPSSGACHEISHAFDLLFPARAASHGEQCGLGAAFAMHLRGDRDASALMVETLRRHGLPVLPEEMGFTVDEFVRAVSFAPQTRPGRFTILEHLDLSDDEIRDAYADYAKSIGS; from the coding sequence GTGCCAGTACTGACCCGGCTGATCCCTTCGCCGGTCGTCGTCGACATCCGCCGGGGAGCGCTGGACGACCTGTCCGCGCTCCTCGCGGACCAGCGGATCTCCAGCAACGGCAAGATCGCCGTCGCCATCAGCGGCGGCTCGGGCCTCAAGCTGCGTGACCACTTCGCCCCCGAGCTGCCCGGCGCCGACTGGTACCCGGTCGCGGGCGGCACGATCGACGAGGCCGTCAAGCTCGCCGACGCCATGCGCGGCAAGCGGTACGACGCCGTGGTCGCCCTCGGCGGCGGCAAGATCATCGACGTGACCAAGTACGCGGCGGCCCGGGTCGGGCTGCCGCTGGTGGCCATCGCCACCAACCTGTCGCACGACGGGATCTGCTCGCCGATCTCCACCCTGGACAACGACAACGGGCGCGGCTCCTACGGGGTGCCCACCCCGATCGCGCTGGTCATCGACCTCGACGTGATCCGGGACGCCCCGGTGCGGTACGTCCGCTCCGGCATCGGCGACGCGATCTCCAACCTGTCCGCCATCGCGGACTGGGAGCTCTCGCACCGCGAGACCGGCGAGAAGGTCGACGGCCTCGCGGCCGCCATGGCCCGCAGCGCCGGAGAGGCCGTGCTCCGCCACCCCGGCGGCGTCGGCGACGACGACTTCCTCGTCACGCTCTCCGAGGGTCTGGTGATGTCCGGCATCGCCATGTCGATCAGCGGTGACAGCCGTCCTTCCTCGGGCGCCTGCCACGAGATCAGCCACGCCTTCGACCTGCTCTTCCCGGCCCGCGCCGCCAGCCACGGCGAGCAGTGCGGTCTCGGCGCGGCCTTCGCCATGCACCTGCGCGGCGACCGCGACGCGTCCGCGCTGATGGTCGAGACCCTGCGCCGGCACGGGCTGCCCGTCCTGCCGGAGGAGATGGGCTTCACCGTGGACGAGTTCGTCCGGGCGGTGTCCTTCGCCCCGCAGACCCGGCCGGGCCGCTTCACCATCCTCGAACACCTCGACCTGTCCGACGACGAGATCAGGGACGCGTACGCCGACTATGCCAAATCCATCGGTAGCTGA
- a CDS encoding CDP-alcohol phosphatidyltransferase family protein, with product MRKPSVAELRPVVHPPGVKDRRSGEHWGGRLYMREISLRITRQLVGTKVTPNQLTYVMTLAGVLAAPALLVPGIPGALLGALMVQLYLLLDCVDGEVARWKKQYSLAGVYLDRVGAYLCDAAVLVGFGLRAADLWGSGRIDWLWAFLGTLAALGAILIKAETDLVGVARHQGGLPPVKEAASEPRSSGMALARRAAAALKFHRLVLGIEASLLIVVLAIADQARGDLFFSRLGVAVLAGIALLQTVLHLVSIMVSSRLK from the coding sequence GTGCGGAAGCCCTCGGTGGCGGAACTCCGCCCGGTCGTCCACCCGCCGGGTGTGAAGGACCGGCGGAGCGGTGAGCACTGGGGCGGCCGGCTGTACATGCGGGAGATCTCCCTCAGGATCACCCGGCAGCTCGTCGGCACCAAGGTGACGCCGAACCAGCTCACGTACGTCATGACGCTCGCGGGCGTCCTCGCCGCACCCGCCCTGCTCGTGCCCGGGATCCCGGGGGCGCTGCTCGGCGCGCTCATGGTCCAGCTCTACCTGCTGCTCGACTGCGTCGACGGCGAGGTGGCCCGCTGGAAGAAGCAGTACTCGCTGGCCGGGGTCTATCTGGACCGGGTCGGCGCCTATCTGTGCGACGCGGCCGTCCTCGTCGGCTTCGGCCTGCGCGCCGCCGACCTGTGGGGCTCGGGACGGATCGACTGGCTGTGGGCCTTCCTGGGCACGCTCGCCGCCCTCGGCGCCATCCTGATCAAGGCCGAGACCGACCTCGTCGGCGTCGCCCGCCACCAGGGCGGTCTGCCGCCGGTCAAGGAGGCCGCTTCCGAGCCGCGCTCCTCCGGCATGGCGCTCGCCCGCCGGGCCGCCGCCGCGCTCAAGTTCCACCGGCTCGTCCTCGGCATCGAGGCCTCGCTGCTCATCGTGGTCCTGGCGATCGCGGACCAGGCCAGGGGAGACCTCTTCTTCTCCCGGCTCGGTGTCGCCGTCCTCGCCGGCATCGCCCTGCTCCAGACCGTGCTGCACCTGGTGTCGATCATGGTCTCCAGCAGGCTGAAGTGA
- a CDS encoding glycosyltransferase family 2 protein, with the protein MGTRPDDLRALIDSIAKQEGDPVEVVVVGQGTPVTGVPDWVRTVDLPENLGIPGGRNVGIEAFGPGGTDVDVLLFLDDDGLLAHTDTAELVRQAFTADPRLGIISFRIADPETGVTQRRHVPRLRSADPMRSSRVTTFLGGANAVRTKVFAEVGGLPDEFFYAHEETDLAWRALDADWMIDYRSDMVLLHPTTAPSRHASYHFNVARNRVWLARRNLPAPLVPVYLGVWLLLTLARRPSPSALKAWLGGFRAGWTTPCGPRRPMRWRTVWRLTRLGRPPVV; encoded by the coding sequence ATGGGCACCCGCCCCGACGACCTGCGCGCGCTCATCGACTCGATCGCGAAGCAGGAGGGCGACCCGGTCGAGGTCGTCGTCGTCGGTCAGGGCACCCCGGTCACCGGGGTGCCCGACTGGGTCCGGACCGTCGACCTGCCCGAGAACCTCGGCATCCCCGGCGGCCGGAACGTCGGCATCGAGGCCTTCGGACCCGGCGGCACCGACGTCGACGTCCTGCTCTTCCTCGACGACGACGGGCTGCTCGCCCACACCGACACCGCCGAGCTGGTCCGGCAGGCCTTCACCGCCGACCCGCGCCTCGGCATCATCAGCTTCCGGATCGCCGATCCGGAGACCGGGGTCACCCAGCGCCGGCACGTGCCCCGGCTCCGCTCGGCCGACCCGATGCGCTCCTCGCGGGTGACCACCTTCCTCGGCGGCGCCAACGCCGTCCGCACCAAGGTCTTCGCCGAAGTCGGAGGTCTGCCGGACGAGTTCTTCTACGCGCACGAGGAGACCGACCTCGCCTGGCGCGCGCTCGACGCCGACTGGATGATCGACTACCGTTCCGACATGGTGCTGCTGCACCCCACCACAGCCCCGTCACGGCACGCCTCGTACCACTTCAACGTGGCCCGCAACCGAGTGTGGCTGGCACGTCGCAATCTGCCCGCACCCCTGGTGCCGGTCTATCTCGGCGTCTGGCTCCTGCTCACCCTGGCCCGGCGGCCCTCGCCCTCCGCGCTGAAGGCGTGGCTCGGCGGATTCCGCGCGGGCTGGACGACCCCCTGCGGACCTCGCCGCCCCATGAGGTGGCGTACGGTGTGGCGGCTGACCCGGCTGGGTCGCCCCCCGGTCGTCTGA
- a CDS encoding ABC transporter permease, which produces MSDTHQGGAVATSAPPSVDEGLPSAALAAKYGLSVSGARPGLGEYVRELWSRRHFILAFSSAKLTAQYSQAKLGQVWQVATPLLNALVYYLIFGLILQAGRGMSKGVYIPFLVTGIFVFTFTQSSVMAGVRAISGNLGLVRALHFPRATLPISFSLQQLQQLLYSMIVLVAVAVFFGSYPSLRWLLVIPALSLQFVFNTGLAMIVARMGAKTPDLAQLMPFIMRTWMYASGVMFSIQTMLADKPAWIADILMYNPAAVYMDLMRYALIEGYGAQNLPDHVWITALAWALLFGIGGFVYFWKAEERYGRG; this is translated from the coding sequence GTGAGTGACACACACCAGGGCGGGGCGGTCGCGACGAGCGCGCCTCCGTCCGTCGACGAGGGCCTCCCCTCGGCCGCGCTGGCCGCGAAGTACGGCCTCTCGGTCAGCGGCGCGCGGCCCGGTCTCGGCGAGTACGTCCGCGAGCTGTGGAGCCGCCGCCACTTCATCCTGGCCTTCTCCTCCGCGAAGCTCACCGCCCAGTACAGCCAGGCGAAGCTCGGCCAGGTGTGGCAGGTGGCGACCCCGCTCCTGAACGCCCTGGTCTACTACCTGATCTTCGGGCTCATCCTGCAGGCCGGCCGGGGCATGTCCAAGGGGGTCTACATCCCCTTCCTGGTCACCGGCATCTTCGTGTTCACCTTCACCCAGAGCTCGGTCATGGCGGGCGTCCGGGCGATCTCCGGGAACCTCGGGCTCGTCCGGGCCCTGCACTTCCCGCGCGCCACCCTCCCGATCTCCTTCTCGCTCCAGCAGCTCCAGCAGCTGCTGTACTCGATGATCGTGCTCGTGGCGGTCGCCGTCTTCTTCGGCAGCTACCCCTCGCTGCGCTGGCTGCTCGTGATCCCGGCGCTCTCCCTGCAGTTCGTGTTCAACACGGGCCTCGCCATGATCGTGGCCAGGATGGGCGCGAAGACGCCCGACCTCGCCCAGCTGATGCCCTTCATCATGCGCACCTGGATGTACGCGTCGGGCGTGATGTTCTCGATCCAGACGATGCTCGCCGACAAGCCGGCCTGGATCGCCGACATCCTCATGTACAACCCGGCGGCCGTGTACATGGACCTGATGCGTTACGCCCTCATCGAGGGCTACGGCGCGCAGAACCTGCCGGACCACGTCTGGATCACCGCGCTCGCCTGGGCCCTGCTCTTCGGCATCGGCGGTTTCGTCTACTTCTGGAAGGCCGAGGAGAGGTACGGCCGTGGCTGA